The sequence GATTAATAATAATGTTATAATTAAAAGTGAAGAGTATATAACTGAATTAGGTTTAAAAAAAAGTTCAGCAAAATTATTACCTGTTAATACTATTGTCATGGCATTATATGGAAAAGGAACTGCAGCACGTATTGGTTTACTAAAACTTGAAGCAACAACAAATCAAGCTTGCTGTGCAATGATTTGTAATGATTTTAATAAAACTTTATTTTTATACTTATTTTTATTATTCAATCAAAAAGAAATTGAAAATTTAGCAAGTGGTTCAGTACAGCAAAATTTAAGTAAAGATCTTATTGCTAATTTAAAAATAGTTGTACCTCCCAATTCAATAATTGAAAATTTACCATTTAAGGAAATTTATAATAAAATT is a genomic window of Methanosphaera sp. containing:
- a CDS encoding restriction endonuclease subunit S, which produces MKNGGTPKRGEVNYWNNGNIPWLKTGEINNNVIIKSEEYITELGLKKSSAKLLPVNTIVMALYGKGTAARIGLLKLEATTNQACCAMICNDFNKTLFLYLFLLFNQKEIENLASGSVQQNLSKDLIANLKIVVPPNSIIENLPFKEIYNKITNNCFEIEKLTKIRDILLPKLMNGEIDVSNIEV